One genomic window of Plasmodium coatneyi strain Hackeri chromosome 12, complete sequence includes the following:
- a CDS encoding Ethanolamine-phosphate cytidylyltransferase — protein MMRNEFLVNTIYNHGNLKKVLGLLKSLSKSKKLDLICQVCENLNIEEDKETLRIFLNELSHISNDESVSSKLSEKKRGGGGAAAADGKQNNVNHMSIGKHMGIVNRCNNNLLTDSSNNLYEEGKDLSGSFSNSSEEINEFDIDMNTATNEKNKATRIYVDGIFDLSHSGHFNAMRQAKELGDVVVVGINSDEDALNSKGVMPIYTQEERGALIAGCKWVDEVIIGTKYNVSMELLGKYNCDYAAHGSDIAYDRNGNCCYEEVRKNNRLKIFERSYGISTTTIINHLLQAVSSSNKSLSDGDAPIGVVGSTVVSNIASNRASSMVNSIASGMTNSMKAAGRNAFNLNPNNKEDDKASPPYSNGKFLNGTGEKSNLSKISKMNSKEFEDESTVTEATTVEDNKFKPFESMSSLKHALSKNKCYVTASQLYQFMGSHEKKGKKKVVYVDGSFDIFHIGHLKILENAKKLGDYLIVGMHSDEVVRRMKGKHFPVVSLLERTLNVLAMKVVDDVVIGAPWLISESFIKRFQIDVVVRGTVVDYFYSSNELDPYAVPKKLNIYQELSSESGITTFEIIERIEKNKNCLMSTISKRKKKEDNIWKVNNTYVLN, from the exons ATGATGAGGAACGAATTTTTAGTCAACACCATTTACAACCATgggaatttgaaaaaggtaCTGGGGTTGTTAAAAAGCCTAAGTAAGAGCAAGAAGCTGGATTTGATATGCCAGGTGtgtgaaaatttaaacatagaAGAAGATAAGGAAACGTTACGAATATTTCTGAACGAGTTGAGTCATATTAGCAATGACGAAAGTGTCAGTAGTAAGCTTAgtgagaagaaaaggggtggtggtggtgctgctgctgctgatGGCAAGCAGAATAATGTCAACCACATGAGCATTGGAAAACACATGGGAATTGTAAATAGATGTAACAACAACCTTCTGACGGATAGCAGTAACAACTTGtatgaagaagggaaggaccTGAGTGGTTCCTTCTCCAATAGTTCTGAAGAAATTAACGAATTTGATATAGACATGAATACAGCTACTAATGAGAAAAACAAAGCTACAAGAATTTATGTCGATGGAATTTTTGACTTGTCCCATTCTGGTCATTTTAATGCCATGAGACAAGCGAAGGAATTAGGTGACGTGGTCGTTGTTGGAATAAATTCGGATGAGGATGCCCTAAACTCCAAGGGAGTTATGCCTATATATACgcaagaagaaaggggggcATTAATAGCCGGGTGTAAGTGGGTTGATGAAGTTATTATAGGTACCAAATATAATGTCAGTATGGAACTGTTGGGAAAATACAACTGTGATTACGCTGCCCATGGTAGTGACATTGCATATGACCGAAATGGTAATTGTTGCTATGAGGAggttagaaaaaataataggttaaaaatatttgagCGAAGTTATGGGATTTCCACCACTACCATAATTAACCATTTGTTGCAGGCGGTGAGCAGCTCCAATAAGAGCCTGTCCGATGGGGACGCACCGATTGGCGTGGTGGGAAGCACCGTGGTAAGTAATATAGCTAGCAATAGGGCCAGCAGTATGGTCAACAGTATAGCCAGCGGCATGACCAACAGTATGAAGGCTGCAGGTAGAAATGCGTTCAACCTGAACCCCAACAACAAGGAGGACGACAAAGCGTCGCCCCCGTACAGTAATGGAAAATTCCTAAACGGCACAGGTGAAAAAAGTAACTTGAGCAAAATATCTAAAATGAATTCGAAAGAATTCGAAGACGAATCCACCGTCACGGAAGCAACCACCGTGGAGGACAACAAATTTAAACCATTCGAGTCCATGTCCAGTTTAAAACACGCCCtaagcaaaaataaatgttaCGTAACAGCATCTCAGTTGTATCAATTCATGGGAAgccatgaaaaaaaaggcaaaaaaaaagtagtataCGTAGATGGTTCGTTcgatatttttcacattggtcatttaaaaatattagaaAATGCCAAAAAGTTAGGCGACTACTTAATAGTAGGCATGCACTCCGACGAGGTCGTTCGTAGGATGAAAGGGAAGCACTTCCCCGTTGTGTCCCTCCTGGAGAGGACTTTAAATGTGCTAGCCATGAAGGTTGTGGACGACGTAGTTATAGGAGCCCCATGGCTCATCAGTGAGAGCTTCATTAAGCGCTTCCAGATTGACGTTGTGGTGAGGGGCACCGTTGTTGATTATTTTTACTCGAGCAACGAGCTGGATCCGTATGCCGTTCCGAAGAAGTTGAACATTTACCAGGAGCTCTCCTCGGAATCG GGCATCACCACCTTCGAAATTATTGAGCGAAtcgagaaaaacaaaaattgcCTGATGAGTACCATATCGAAGAG aaagaagaaggaagataacATCTGGAAGGTCAACAATACGTACGTTTTGAATTAA